One window of the Eucalyptus grandis isolate ANBG69807.140 chromosome 8, ASM1654582v1, whole genome shotgun sequence genome contains the following:
- the LOC104415814 gene encoding DNA damage-binding protein 1: MSVWNYVVTAHKPTNVTHSCVGNFTGPQELNLIIAKCTRIEIHLLTPQGLQAMLDVPIYGRIATLELFRPHGEAQDFLFIATERYKFCVLQWDAETSELVTRAMGDVSDRIGRPTDNGQIGIIDPDCRLIGLHLYDGLFKVIPFDNKGQLKEAFNIRLEELQVLDIKFLYGCSKPTIVVLYQDNKDARHVKTYEVALKDKDFVEGPWSQNNVDNGADLLIPVPPPLCGVLIIGEETIVYCSANAFKAIPIRPSITKAYGRVDADGSRYLLGDHAGLLHLLVITHEKEKVTGHRVTGLKIELLGETSIASTISYLDNAFVFIGSSYGDSQLIKLNLQPDSKGSYVEVLERYVNLGPIVDFSVVDLERQGQGQVVTCSGAYKDGSLRIVRNGIGINEQASVELQGIKGMWSLRSSIDDTYDTFLVVSFISETRILAMNLEDELEETEIEGFCSQVQTLFCHDAVHNQLVQVTSSSVRLVSSMTRELRNEWHSPQGYSINVATANATQVLLATGGGNLVYLEIGDGILKEIKHVQLEYEISCLDINPIGENLHYSQLAAVGMWTDISIRIFSLPDLNLITKENLGGEIIPRSVLLCAFEGISYLLCALGDGHLLNFQLNMHSGELTDRKKVSLGTQPITLRTFSSKNTTHVFAASDRPTVIYSSNKKLLYSNVNLKEVSHMCQFNSAAFPDSLAIAKEGELTIGTIDDIQKLHIRSIPLGEHARRICHQEQSRTFAICSMKYNQSSAEESEVHFVRLLDDQTFEFMSTYPLDPFEHGCSILSCSFSDDSSVYYCVGTAYVLPEENEPTKGRILVFIVEDGKLQLIAEKETKGAVYSLNAFNGKLLAAINQKIQLYKWMLRDDGSRELQSECGHHGHILALYVQTRGDFIVVGDLMKSISLLIYKHEEGAIEERARDYNANWMSAVEILDDDTYLGAENNFNLFTVRKNSEGATDEERGRLEVVGEYHLGEFVNRFRHGSLVMRLPDSDVGQIPTIIFGTVNGVIGVIASLPHEQYVFLEKLQSNLRKVIKGVGGLSHEQWRSFYNEKKTVDARNFLDGDLIESFLDLSRGRMDEISKAMVVSVEELCKRVEELTRLH; the protein is encoded by the exons GGCAATGGGTGATGTATCTGATCGGATAGGTCGTCCTACAGATAATGGTCAG ATTGGAATAATTGATCCTGATTGTAGATTAATTGGTCTCCACTTATATGATGGGTTGTTTAAG GTTATACCTTTTGATAATAAAGGGCAGCTTAAAGAAGCATTCAACATCCG GCTTGAAGAACTTCAAGTTCTGGATATAAAGTTTCTCTATGGTTGCTCAAAACCAACAATAGTTGTTCTATACCAG GATAACAAAGATGCTCGACATGTCAAGACATACGAGGTTGCTCTGAAAGACAAGGATTTCGTTGAGGGTCCCTGGTCTCAAAACAATGTAGATAATGGTGCAGATCTGTTGATTCCAGTGCCTCCCCCTCTCTGCGGTGTACTTATAATTGGGGAAGAAACAATTGTATATTGCAGTGCAAATGCATTTAAAGCAATACCAATTAGACCT TCCATCACAAAAGCATATGGAAGAGTCGATGCTGATGGTTCTAGGTATCTACTTGGTGATCATGCCGGGCTTCTCCACTTGCTTGTTATAACTCATGAGAAAGAAAA AGTTACAGGTCACAGAGTTACAGGTCTCAAGATCGAGCTTTTAGGAGAAACTTCAATTGCATCCACGATATCATACCTTGACAATGCCTTTGTTTTTATTGGCTCAAGTTATGGTGATTCACAG CTTATCAAGCTGAATCTACAACCTGATTCAAAGGGTTCATATGTGGAAGTTCTGGAGCGCTATGTTAACTTGGGACCCATTGTTGATTTCTCTGTGGTTGACCTTGAGAGGCAGGGTCAAGGTCAGGTTGTTACATGTTCTGGAGCTTACAAGGATGGTTCTCTCCGTATAGTCCGGAATGGCATAGGAATCAATGAACAG GCATCTGTAGAACTTCAAGGCATTAAAGGGATGTGGTCATTGAGATCTTCTATAGATGATACTTATGACACTTTCCTGGTTGTAAGCTTTATTAGCGAGACAAGAATTTTGGCCATGAATCTTGAAGACGAGTTGGAAGAAACTGAGATAGAGGGTTTCTGTTCTCAAGTTCAAACTCTCTTCTGCCATGATGCTGTGCACAATCAACTTGTCCAA GTGACTTCAAGCTCCGTGAGACTTGTAAGCTCTATGACGAGAGAGCTGAGGAATGAATGGCATTCTCCACAAGGATATTCTATCAATGTTGCTACTGCTAATGCCACTCAG GTTCTACTGGCAACTGGAGGTGGTAATCTTGTTTATCTAGAAATTGGCGATGGGATTCTGAAAGAAATCAAACATGTACAGCTGGAATATGAGATCTCATGCCTTGACATTAATCCCATTGGGGAGAATCTCCATTACAGTCAGCTGGCAGCAGTTGGAATGTGGACGGACATAAGTATAAGGATATTTTCATTGCCGGACTTGAATCTCATTACCAAGGAGAATTTGGGAGGAGAAATAATACCTCGTTCTGTTCTGCTTTGTGCCTTTGAAGGG ATATCTTACCTCTTATGTGCTCTTGGAGATGGTCATCTCCTGAACTTTCAATTGAACATGCATTCTGGTGAGTTAACAGATAGGAAGAAGGTGTCTCTAGGGACTCAGCCCATTACTCTCCGTACGTTTTCATCAAAAAATACTACACATGTATTTGCTGCATCAGATAGGCCAACTGTCATTTACAGCAGTAACAAAAAGTTACTCTACAGTAATGTAAATCTCAAAGAAGTGAGCCACATGTGCCAATTCAACTCTGCTGCTTTTCCAGACAG TCTTGCAATTGCGAAAGAAGGTGAGCTTACCATCGGTACCATCGATGATATCCAGAAGCTTCACATTCGCTCTATCCCCCTTGGGGAGCATGCGCGACGCATTTGCCATCAGGAGCAGTCTAGGACGTTTGCAATTTGTAGCATGAAGTACAACCAGTCAAGTGCTGAAGAATCTGAAGTGCATTTTGTTAGGCTTTTAGATGACCAGACTTTCGAGTTCATGTCCACTTACCCGCTCGATCCATTTGAGCATGGTTGCTCCATACTTAGTTGTTCCTTCTCTGATGACAGTAGTGTTTATTACTGCGTTGGGACTGCATATGTGTTGCCGGAAGAAAATGAACCAACGAAG GGTCGGATATTAGTTTTCATTGTGGAGGATGGGAAATTACAGTTGATTGCTGAAAAAGAGACCAAGGGGGCTGTTTACTCTTTGAATGCCTTTAATGGAAAGCTATTAGCTGCAATCaatcaaaaaattcaattgtaCAAGTGGATGCTGCGAGATGATGGCTCTCGTGAATTGCAATCTGAATGTGGACATCACGGTCACATACTTGCCCTCTATGTACAAACTCGCGGAGACTTTATTGTTGTTGGTGATCTGATGAAGTCAATATCCCTGCTGATATACAAG CATGAGGAAGGTGCCATTGAGGAGCGGGCACGTGATTACAATGCAAATTGGATGTCTGCCGTGGAGATTCTCGATGATGACACTTATCTTGGTGCGGAAAATAACTTCAACCTCTTCACAGTGAGGAAGAACAGTGAAGGCGCCACCGATGAGGAGAGGGGCCGTCTCGAGGTGGTTGGTGAGTATCACCTTGGAGAATTTGTCAACCGGTTCCGCCATGGTTCCCTTGTGATGCGGTTGCCGGATTCCGATGTGGGTCAGATTCCGACCATCATATTTGGCACCGTTAATGGCGTGATTGGAGTAATTGCCTCGCTTCCTCATGAGCAGTATGTATTTCTAGAGAAGCTTCAGTCAAACTTGAGAAAGGTTATTAAAGGCGTTGGAGGACTGAGCCATGAGCAATGGAGGTCGTTTTACAATGAGAAGAAGACCGTGGATGCTCGGAATTTCTTGGACGGAGATCTCATTGAGTCGTTCCTAGACCTTAGCCGCGGGCGGATGGATGAGATATCTAAAGCAATGGTTGTTTCGGTGGAGGAACTCTGCAAGAGAGTGGAAGAGTTGACCAGGCTGCATTGA